In Myotis daubentonii chromosome 6, mMyoDau2.1, whole genome shotgun sequence, a genomic segment contains:
- the LOC132237592 gene encoding LOW QUALITY PROTEIN: small ubiquitin-related modifier 2-like (The sequence of the model RefSeq protein was modified relative to this genomic sequence to represent the inferred CDS: inserted 1 base in 1 codon; substituted 1 base at 1 genomic stop codon), with product MWCWQWAAVEVLPAPKGPNESGTVADGGAVAAEETLGLSVAKEKPKEGVKAESNDQINLXVXGQDGSVVQFKMKRHTPFRKLIEAYCEQQDTPAQLETERGDTIDVFQQQTGGVY from the exons atgtggtgctggcagtgggcggcagtggaggtgcttcCGGCCCCCAAGGGCCCCAACGAGAGTGGGACTGTGgcagatggtggagcag TGGCAGCTGAGGAGACTCTGGGGCTCTCCGTGGCCAAGGAAAAACCCAAGGAAGGGGTCAAGGCTGAGAGCAATGATCAGATTAATTTGTAGG GCGGGCAGGATGGGTCTGTGGTGCAGTTTAAGATGAAGAGGCACACACCATTTCGTAAACTAATTGAAGCCTATTGTGAACAACAGG ACACACCTGCACAGTTGGAAACGGAGAGGGGAGATACCATTGATGTGTTCCAGCAGCAGACAGGGGGTGTCTACTAA